In a single window of the Flavivirga spongiicola genome:
- a CDS encoding M28 family peptidase, with translation MKVKFIVLFFLFHFIYINVNSQTCKKEVSLFCEETVLRHLRSLSSDAFEGRRTGTRGALKTKKYIINQFHSLNIRPLEKSYEQRFLFEKKKREYKATNVFGLIKGTKNPRKYIIISAHYDHEGIKNGAIYNGADDNASGLSALFSFGEYFKNNPPKYSVILAAFDGEELGFQGSKYFIKNPIVPLKNIKVNINMDMISRSEKNELYVVGTERNKKLKHAVGYYKHSKKIKLIAGHNSCDDLENWTYSSDHVNFYKKGIPFLYFGVEDHKDYHEPTDDYENIHTEFYVEAVKVIISVFEKIDDLRF, from the coding sequence ATGAAAGTAAAATTCATAGTCCTATTTTTTCTTTTTCACTTTATATATATAAATGTTAATTCGCAAACATGTAAAAAAGAAGTTAGTTTGTTTTGTGAAGAGACTGTATTAAGACACCTAAGATCATTGTCTTCGGATGCCTTTGAAGGAAGAAGAACTGGAACTAGAGGCGCCTTAAAAACTAAAAAATATATAATTAACCAGTTTCATTCATTAAATATTCGACCATTAGAAAAAAGCTATGAACAACGTTTTTTGTTTGAAAAGAAAAAAAGAGAATATAAAGCGACAAATGTTTTTGGATTAATAAAGGGCACCAAAAACCCACGTAAGTATATAATTATTAGTGCGCATTATGATCATGAAGGCATTAAAAATGGAGCCATTTATAATGGTGCTGATGATAATGCCTCTGGGTTAAGTGCACTATTTAGCTTTGGTGAGTATTTTAAAAATAATCCACCAAAATATTCCGTTATTTTAGCTGCATTTGACGGGGAAGAATTAGGATTTCAAGGTTCTAAATACTTTATAAAGAATCCAATTGTTCCATTGAAAAACATAAAAGTGAATATCAATATGGATATGATTAGTAGGAGCGAAAAAAACGAATTATATGTAGTTGGAACAGAACGCAACAAAAAATTGAAACATGCGGTTGGCTATTATAAACATTCCAAAAAAATTAAACTCATAGCAGGGCATAATAGCTGTGATGACTTAGAGAATTGGACCTATTCGTCAGATCATGTAAACTTTTATAAGAAAGGAATTCCGTTTTTATACTTTGGAGTAGAAGATCACAAAGATTATCATGAACCAACAGATGATTATGAAAACATACACACAGAATTTTATGTAGAAGCCGTAAAGGTTATTATTTCGGTTTTTGAAAAAATAGATGATTTACGATTCTAA
- a CDS encoding succinate dehydrogenase/fumarate reductase iron-sulfur subunit: MNLTLKIWRQKDSNAKGQMVDYKVTDISEHMSFLEMMDVLNEQLVNAGEEPVAFDHDCREGICGMCSLYINGEAHGPDRGITTCQLHMRMFKDGDTITIEPFRAAAFPVIKDLVVDRMAFERIQQAGGYISVNTSGNTQDANSLPISKHAADEAMDAATCIGCGACVATCKNSSAMLFVGAKVSQYALLPQGQVEAADRVQNMVAQMDLEGFGNCTNTGACEIECPKGISLDNIARMNRELMKANMS; the protein is encoded by the coding sequence ATGAATTTAACACTTAAAATTTGGAGACAAAAAGACTCAAATGCAAAGGGTCAAATGGTCGATTATAAAGTTACTGATATTTCAGAACATATGTCTTTTTTAGAAATGATGGATGTTTTGAACGAACAATTAGTTAATGCCGGGGAAGAACCTGTAGCATTTGATCACGATTGCCGTGAAGGTATTTGTGGGATGTGCTCTTTATATATTAATGGGGAAGCTCATGGTCCGGATAGAGGCATAACAACCTGTCAATTACATATGCGTATGTTTAAAGATGGCGATACCATTACGATTGAGCCATTTAGAGCAGCAGCATTTCCTGTAATAAAAGATTTAGTAGTAGACAGAATGGCTTTTGAGCGTATTCAACAAGCAGGAGGTTATATTTCTGTAAATACTTCTGGAAATACTCAAGATGCAAATTCACTTCCTATTTCAAAGCATGCAGCAGACGAAGCTATGGATGCTGCTACTTGTATTGGTTGTGGCGCATGCGTAGCTACTTGTAAAAATTCATCTGCAATGTTGTTTGTAGGAGCTAAAGTGTCCCAATACGCATTATTACCTCAAGGACAGGTAGAAGCAGCAGATCGTGTTCAAAATATGGTTGCTCAAATGGATCTGGAAGGTTTTGGTAATTGTACAAATACAGGTGCTTGCGAAATTGAGTGCCCCAAAGGAATTTCTTTAGATAATATTGCTCGAATGAATAGAGAATTAATGAAAGCTAATATGTCATAA